GTTCACCCGGCCGAGATCCATGCGGATCGAACGGAGCGAGCGGTAGTTTTCGGCGGACATGGAGCGCAGCAGCATGAATTGACCCGGATTCGAAAAGAGAGCCGTCTCTATACAGCCCACCGTGTCTAGAGGAAGGCGATACTCCTTGCCCAGCCCGGAGGAAGAACGTTAGCAAATCCTTAAGCGGAAACCGCCATCCTGCCCCGAACATCAGAGACAGGACATGACGGAACTTCTCATCATCGCCGACCAGACGCTCATGGACGAGCGGCAGGGCTGGCTCAGCGCCCTTGCCGAGGAACGCCGGCTTTCCGACAACACGCTGGACGCCTATGAGCGCGACACGCGCCAGTTCCTCGCCTTCCTGACGCAGCATATCGCCGCCCCCGCCCGGCTGAAGGACATCGGCGCCCTGCGCCCGGCGGACCTGCGCGGTTTCCTCGCCGCCCGCCGCCGTGACGGCGCGGGTTCGCGCACGCTCGGCCGCGGCCTTGCGGGCCTGCGTTCCTTCCTGCGCCATCTGGAGCGCAAGGGCCTCGCCAATGCCGCCGGGGCGACCGCCGTTCGCTCGCCGAAACAGCCGAAATCGCTGCCGAAGCCGCTTTCCGACAAGCAGGCCATCGCCGTCGTCGATGCGCAGGAACAGCTTGCCGAAGAACCCTGGATCCGCACGCGCAACGCCGCCGTGCTGACCCTTCTCTATGGCTGCGGCCTGCGTATTTCCGAGGCCCTGTCGCTGACCCCGGCGGACTTTGCCGGCAGCCCCACCTCCCTGCGCATCACCGGCAAGGGCGACAAGACGCGCATCGTGCCGCTGATCGCCCAGGCGCGAACGGGTGTCGAAGACTGTATCAGGCTCTGCCCCTTCCAGCTTGCGGAAGACAAGCCGCTCTTCCGCGGCGCGCGGGGCGGCCCCCTGCAGCCGGCCATCGTCCAGCGCGAGATGCAGAAGCTGCGCGGCGCGCTCGGCCTGCCGGACAGCGCCACGCCCCATGCGCTGCGCCATTCCTTCGCCACGCATCTTCTGGCCGGCGGCGGGGACCTGCGCACCATCCAGGAACTGCTCGGCCATGCCAGCCTTTCCACCACGCAGGTCTATACCGGCGTCGATTCGGCGCGCCTGCTCGAAATCTACGACCGCGCCCATCCCCGCGCCTGATCCCGTTAAGGGATTATGAGGAAGAGGACGCTAGGGTCCGCCCGAAAATGCAGGGAGTTCGACCATGATAGTCCTTCTTCACAAAAGCCGTGAAGCGCTCGCCGACCGGCTGGCCGATACCGGGCTGTGGCTTCTCGCCGCGATCAACGTGCTCCTCGCACTCTCCTTCCTCGTCGTGCTGGCGGCCCTTTCGCCGGCCAACGCCCAGGAAACGCCCGCCTGCGGCGGCGAGAACCTGCTTACGCAGCTTGAGAAGGACGATCCCGCCGCTTTCGCGAAGCTGCGCGCCGAAGCCGACGCCGTACCGAACGGCCGGGCCATCCTCTGGAAGATCGAAAAGGACGGCAGGCCCCCCTCCTGGCTGCTCGGCACCATGCATGTGACCGATCCGCGCGTGCTCGCCATGCCCGAGACCGCGCGCACCGCCTATGCCGCCGCCGGCACGGTCATCGTCGAATCGGACGAGATCGCCGACGAGAAGAAGGCCAGCGTCGCGATCATGGCGCACCCCGACCTCACCATGTTCACCGACGGCAAGTCCATCACCGATTTCCTCGACAAGGACGACGCCGCAAAGCTGACGGAAGGCCTGAAGAGTCGCGGCCTTTCGCTCGCGGCCGTCGCCCGCATGAAGCCGTGGATGATCGCCAGCTTCGTCGCGCTGCCGGCCTGCGAGATCGCCCGCAAGACCGCCGGCGCCGCCTTCCTCGACCAGCGCCTCGCCAAGGACGCGCTTGCCGAGGGCAAGACCCTGAAGGGCCTCGAAACCCTGATCGAACAGATTTCCGCCCTCGATTCCCTGCCGCTCGAACCCCAGATCCAGGGCCTCGTGCAGACGGTGGAGCTGGGCGACAAGCTGGAAGACGTCATCGAGACGATGAGCCAGCTCTATCTTGCCGGCGATACCGGCATGATCATGCCCATGATGCGCGCGGCCGGCCCCGAGACAGGCGACGATGCCTATGCCGATTTCGAGCAGCGCATCATCGTCGACCGCAACCACATCATGGCGGACCGCGCCGCGCCGATCCTCGCGGAGGGCAATGTCTTCATGGCCGTCGGCGCACTGCACCTGCCGGGGCCGGAGGGCGTTGTCGAGCTGCTGCGCAGGAAGGGCTTCACGGTCACCGCCGTGAAGTGAGCACCCGCTCGCCGATGCCGGACAGCATCCGGCGCACGATCAGCTTGTGGAACGGCATGACGGCGGCAAGATAAAGCCGCCCGAACAGGTTGTTGCGCTGGACGAGCGTCATGACGGAAAGGGTCTGCCCGCTCGGCCGGTCCTGCCGCACGTCGATGACAATGCGGAAATCGAGGTGCCGGTCATCGAAGCCGAGCACCACCCGGTCGTCGCTGACACTGACGACGGGAAATCCGCCGATCTCCGCATCCGAGGTCTTCACCTCCGCCGCCGCCCCTTTGAGGCCGAAAGGCGCGACAAGAGCGTTGCGCAGCACCATCAGCTTGCGCACCCAGCCCGGCGGATGCTCCAGCGCCAGCCGCGCCGCCTCCCGCGCCGTCAG
This DNA window, taken from Shinella zoogloeoides, encodes the following:
- a CDS encoding DUF2867 domain-containing protein, translating into MSPVSRPVSLPHPLLPAADWADRFTLGLPVGNLTAREAARLALEHPPGWVRKLMVLRNALVAPFGLKGAAAEVKTSDAEIGGFPVVSVSDDRVVLGFDDRHLDFRIVIDVRQDRPSGQTLSVMTLVQRNNLFGRLYLAAVMPFHKLIVRRMLSGIGERVLTSRR
- a CDS encoding TraB/GumN family protein, yielding MIVLLHKSREALADRLADTGLWLLAAINVLLALSFLVVLAALSPANAQETPACGGENLLTQLEKDDPAAFAKLRAEADAVPNGRAILWKIEKDGRPPSWLLGTMHVTDPRVLAMPETARTAYAAAGTVIVESDEIADEKKASVAIMAHPDLTMFTDGKSITDFLDKDDAAKLTEGLKSRGLSLAAVARMKPWMIASFVALPACEIARKTAGAAFLDQRLAKDALAEGKTLKGLETLIEQISALDSLPLEPQIQGLVQTVELGDKLEDVIETMSQLYLAGDTGMIMPMMRAAGPETGDDAYADFEQRIIVDRNHIMADRAAPILAEGNVFMAVGALHLPGPEGVVELLRRKGFTVTAVK
- a CDS encoding tyrosine recombinase XerC — translated: MTELLIIADQTLMDERQGWLSALAEERRLSDNTLDAYERDTRQFLAFLTQHIAAPARLKDIGALRPADLRGFLAARRRDGAGSRTLGRGLAGLRSFLRHLERKGLANAAGATAVRSPKQPKSLPKPLSDKQAIAVVDAQEQLAEEPWIRTRNAAVLTLLYGCGLRISEALSLTPADFAGSPTSLRITGKGDKTRIVPLIAQARTGVEDCIRLCPFQLAEDKPLFRGARGGPLQPAIVQREMQKLRGALGLPDSATPHALRHSFATHLLAGGGDLRTIQELLGHASLSTTQVYTGVDSARLLEIYDRAHPRA